A single window of Sporosarcina sp. Marseille-Q4943 DNA harbors:
- the wrbA gene encoding NAD(P)H:quinone oxidoreductase translates to MTNVNVAVVFYSMGGTNYQLAQWAEAGATEAGAEVRVLKVQELAPQSVIEGNEVWKSTVEATKDVPVATSEDLEWADAIIFSVPTRFGNMPSQMKQFLDTQGGLWASGKTVNKVVSAMTSAQNPHGGQEATLLSLYTSMMHWGAIIATPGYTDPVIFGAGGNPYGTSVTVDQDGKMIEDVQAAVKHQAKRTVTVAEWVKKGNQ, encoded by the coding sequence ATGACAAATGTAAATGTAGCTGTAGTTTTTTACAGTATGGGTGGTACAAACTATCAATTAGCACAATGGGCAGAAGCGGGAGCGACAGAAGCAGGTGCTGAAGTTAGAGTATTAAAAGTACAAGAGTTAGCTCCACAATCGGTCATCGAGGGCAATGAAGTTTGGAAATCGACTGTCGAAGCGACAAAAGACGTCCCGGTAGCTACATCGGAGGATCTTGAATGGGCGGATGCCATTATATTCAGTGTCCCGACCAGATTTGGAAATATGCCATCACAAATGAAGCAATTCCTTGATACCCAAGGCGGTCTATGGGCGAGTGGAAAGACGGTCAATAAAGTGGTGAGTGCCATGACTTCTGCACAAAATCCTCATGGTGGCCAAGAAGCTACACTATTATCCTTGTACACTTCTATGATGCACTGGGGTGCGATTATTGCAACTCCTGGCTACACAGATCCAGTTATTTTCGGCGCGGGCGGAAATCCATATGGAACAAGCGTAACAGTCGATCAAGACGGTAAAATGATTGAGGATGTGCAAGCTGCTGTTAAACACCAAGCAAAACGTACAGTTACAGTTGCAGAGTGGGTTAAAAAAGGAAATCAATAA
- a CDS encoding IS3 family transposase, producing the protein MEDHREEYSVTKMCQVLQVSRTGYYKWREKEKSPSQEKKEEAQVLISKIFYEKRQVYGSPRIKKELEKKEVFLAEKTVANYMRDLGLCALVPSKYKTTTNSNHNHPIYPNLLMRNFSADTPNRVWVADITYIWTIEGWLYLATVMDLFSRKIVGFNIQTDLSKELPKLALERALNFRSPAEGLIHHSDQGSQYASADYVDLLKEKKCKISMSRKGDCYDNACIESFHSTIKKELIYRTKFTTREEARMAVLDYIISFYNEKRSHSTLNYVSPNDYEKAYQTEKEKNAQQPPATFVEEQLSF; encoded by the coding sequence ATTGAAGATCATCGGGAGGAATACAGCGTGACAAAGATGTGCCAAGTACTCCAGGTTTCTAGGACCGGTTACTATAAATGGCGCGAGAAAGAAAAAAGCCCTTCCCAAGAGAAAAAGGAAGAGGCGCAAGTACTCATTAGTAAGATTTTTTACGAGAAGAGACAAGTTTATGGCAGCCCGCGAATCAAAAAAGAGTTGGAGAAGAAAGAGGTTTTTCTAGCTGAGAAGACCGTGGCCAACTATATGCGGGACCTTGGATTGTGTGCGTTGGTGCCATCAAAGTACAAGACGACGACAAACTCCAATCACAACCACCCAATCTACCCTAATCTACTGATGCGCAACTTCAGCGCAGACACCCCTAACAGGGTGTGGGTCGCCGATATCACCTATATCTGGACGATTGAAGGTTGGCTTTACCTGGCGACTGTCATGGATCTTTTTTCTCGGAAGATTGTCGGCTTTAATATTCAGACAGACCTATCCAAGGAACTGCCGAAACTGGCGCTTGAAAGAGCTCTAAACTTCCGCTCTCCTGCAGAAGGACTGATTCACCATTCCGATCAGGGGAGCCAGTATGCATCGGCTGATTACGTCGATCTTCTTAAGGAAAAGAAATGCAAAATCAGCATGAGCCGCAAAGGCGACTGTTACGACAATGCCTGTATAGAATCCTTTCATTCAACGATTAAGAAGGAGCTCATCTACCGTACAAAATTCACAACACGCGAAGAAGCTAGAATGGCTGTGCTGGACTATATCATCTCTTTCTATAATGAAAAACGAAGCCATTCCACTTTGAACTATGTATCACCGAACGATTATGAGAAGGCCTATCAGACTGAAAAGGAGAAAAACGCTCAACAACCACCCGCAACTTTCGTGGAAGAGCAGTTGTCTTTTTAA
- the ncs1 gene encoding NCS1 family nucleobase:cation symporter produces MEELNREHLRKEGFNDDILPTRPEERSWSIGNYASVWMGSVHNIPNYIAIGGLFALGLSVGQVFAAIMVASIIISVVMVLNGQAGSKYGLPFAMLIRSSFGTKGAMVPGILRGVIAAIMWFGFQTYAGSQALSILIAKMWPPFLTLGGNWSLLGLSLPALISFLLFWLFNVALIYGGMKFLGKFTNILSPIVYVVFGGMAIWAIKLAGGIGPILAYTGAGVSGNPVVIFIAAITAVIAAWAAPIVSVSDFTRLAVSTKSQAIGQTVGLVVTYLLFAIASISIIVGSEIAFGTPIWNVLDVVARFDSTFAIAVSVLTLCLTTLSVNVTGNIVPAGYQLASLFPKKLTFKSGATIAAVIGVLVMPWKLMENATSIFTFLSIIGGLLAPIAGVMLAHYFVVSKTEIDLGELYSKNGKYNYKNGFNGNALITLAVSGVLCLIGNVVSFFEPLYEMSWFVGIISAFILYSLLEKRRTKKAH; encoded by the coding sequence TTGGAGGAACTCAATCGAGAGCATTTAAGAAAAGAAGGTTTTAACGACGATATCCTGCCGACGAGGCCAGAGGAACGAAGCTGGAGTATCGGAAATTATGCGTCTGTATGGATGGGTTCCGTACATAATATTCCGAACTACATTGCCATCGGCGGACTTTTTGCTTTAGGGTTGTCAGTTGGACAAGTTTTCGCTGCCATCATGGTTGCATCGATTATTATATCGGTAGTAATGGTGTTGAATGGGCAGGCTGGATCTAAATATGGTTTGCCCTTCGCTATGCTAATCCGCTCATCTTTCGGAACGAAGGGTGCAATGGTTCCAGGGATATTGAGAGGGGTAATTGCCGCAATTATGTGGTTTGGTTTTCAAACATATGCAGGAAGCCAAGCCTTGTCCATTCTCATCGCGAAGATGTGGCCGCCGTTCCTGACATTAGGCGGGAATTGGAGTCTTTTAGGGTTGTCGTTGCCCGCGTTAATTTCATTCTTACTATTTTGGCTGTTCAACGTTGCTTTAATTTATGGGGGAATGAAATTTCTGGGGAAGTTTACAAACATCCTCTCTCCGATTGTCTATGTTGTTTTTGGCGGTATGGCAATTTGGGCAATTAAATTAGCCGGTGGGATTGGCCCGATCTTAGCTTACACAGGTGCTGGAGTCAGCGGTAATCCAGTGGTCATCTTTATTGCAGCAATCACTGCTGTCATTGCTGCTTGGGCGGCTCCGATAGTAAGTGTATCGGACTTCACAAGATTGGCCGTCTCCACGAAAAGTCAGGCGATCGGTCAAACAGTCGGGTTAGTTGTTACTTATTTATTGTTTGCTATCGCAAGTATTTCGATTATTGTAGGGTCTGAAATTGCCTTTGGAACTCCGATTTGGAATGTGCTTGACGTAGTTGCCCGATTTGACAGTACTTTTGCAATTGCGGTATCTGTCCTAACCCTTTGTTTGACGACATTATCCGTGAACGTGACAGGTAATATTGTTCCCGCCGGTTATCAATTGGCATCGCTATTCCCGAAAAAGCTGACGTTTAAATCAGGTGCAACGATTGCCGCGGTCATTGGCGTACTCGTCATGCCGTGGAAATTGATGGAGAATGCGACAAGTATCTTTACATTCTTAAGTATTATTGGCGGATTATTGGCTCCCATCGCAGGTGTTATGCTCGCCCATTATTTTGTCGTTTCAAAAACAGAAATAGACTTGGGGGAATTGTATTCAAAGAACGGAAAATATAATTATAAAAACGGTTTTAATGGAAATGCCCTAATCACATTAGCTGTTTCTGGGGTTCTTTGCTTAATCGGCAATGTTGTCTCGTTCTTTGAACCGTTATATGAAATGTCTTGGTTTGTAGGAATTATATCGGCCTTCATCCTTTACAGCTTGCTGGAAAAGCGCAGAACAAAGAAGGCACATTGA
- a CDS encoding RidA family protein, with protein sequence MARKAYEVKGSTASGPYSAAVDAGDLVYLSGQTAMNSASAENISGDIGKQTELCFDHLFEALEAANLTPDDVVKVNVYLTDMKYFSAMNEVYATKFSKPYPARTCVAVLALPLGADVEIEAIAKKPN encoded by the coding sequence ATGGCAAGAAAAGCTTATGAGGTAAAGGGCTCAACAGCATCAGGTCCATACTCGGCTGCGGTAGACGCGGGCGATTTAGTTTATTTATCCGGGCAAACCGCAATGAACTCCGCTTCGGCAGAAAACATTTCAGGTGACATCGGCAAACAAACTGAGCTTTGCTTTGATCATTTATTCGAGGCGTTGGAAGCAGCTAACCTCACACCTGATGATGTTGTAAAAGTTAATGTGTATTTAACAGATATGAAGTATTTTTCCGCAATGAACGAGGTATATGCAACGAAGTTTTCCAAACCTTATCCCGCAAGAACGTGTGTTGCAGTTTTAGCACTGCCACTCGGAGCAGACGTGGAAATCGAAGCGATTGCAAAAAAGCCTAATTAA
- a CDS encoding ring-cleaving dioxygenase: MKKTSGIHHITAIVGHPQENVDFYAGVLGLRLVKKTVNFDDPGTYHLYFGDEGGHPGTIITFFPWAGARQGVIGDGQVGVTSYVIPEGALVFWENRLKKYSVPFTKSQRFGEDYLTFDDPHGLHLEIVERAGGAKNNWEFGGITADVAIRGFGGATLLSKQPEKTAELLEKVMGLEKVGEEGDIVRFRSSSDIGNVIDLKMTTKGSGRMGVGTVHHIAWRADDDQDQLEWKEHVEEFGYGVTPVQDRNYFNAIYFREHGEILFEIATDPPGFSHDETYETMGEKLMLPVQYEQYREQLERRLIPIQVRELDE, from the coding sequence ATGAAAAAAACAAGTGGAATCCACCATATCACGGCGATTGTCGGGCATCCTCAAGAGAATGTGGATTTTTATGCAGGGGTTCTAGGGTTACGTTTAGTGAAGAAAACAGTTAACTTCGATGATCCGGGAACGTATCACCTCTACTTTGGTGATGAAGGAGGTCATCCAGGTACAATTATCACATTCTTTCCATGGGCAGGAGCCCGCCAAGGAGTAATCGGTGATGGTCAAGTAGGGGTTACTTCATATGTCATTCCTGAAGGTGCTCTCGTATTTTGGGAAAACAGGTTGAAGAAATATAGCGTCCCTTTTACCAAATCACAACGTTTTGGAGAGGACTATTTGACGTTTGATGATCCTCATGGCCTTCACCTCGAAATTGTGGAAAGAGCAGGAGGAGCAAAAAACAATTGGGAATTCGGCGGAATTACTGCGGATGTTGCAATTAGGGGGTTTGGAGGAGCAACGCTTCTATCCAAACAACCTGAAAAGACAGCTGAACTCTTAGAAAAAGTGATGGGGCTTGAAAAAGTTGGAGAAGAAGGAGACATTGTTCGTTTTCGTTCATCCAGCGATATAGGCAATGTAATCGATCTGAAAATGACAACCAAGGGAAGCGGCCGAATGGGGGTTGGCACCGTTCACCATATTGCTTGGAGGGCTGACGATGACCAAGATCAGTTGGAATGGAAAGAGCATGTCGAAGAATTTGGATATGGTGTAACCCCTGTTCAAGATAGAAACTATTTTAACGCCATTTATTTTAGGGAACATGGTGAAATCCTATTTGAAATTGCAACAGATCCACCAGGATTTTCCCATGATGAAACATATGAAACAATGGGAGAGAAATTAATGTTGCCTGTCCAATATGAACAGTATCGGGAGCAGCTTGAACGGAGGCTTATACCGATTCAGGTGAGGGAACTAGATGAATAA
- a CDS encoding allantoinase encodes MEKYDLIIKNGTIVTADSTVQGDIAVKNGKIREVSVGNPIEATAAREINAEGLHVLPGVIDSHVHFNEPGRTEWEGLETGSRSLAAGGATSFFDMPLNSTPPTINKANLLMKRELAEKKSIVNPYYWGGLVPENLADLKDLHEGGVIGFKAFMSPSGIDDFHNVDDETIYKGMREIASLGSLLAVHAESTVMCEQLAEERIGQGKVSARDYVESRPVISEIEAVRRILSYAELTGCKLHIVHASSRKVVEVINDAKRRGVDITVETCPHYLSLTVKDLEEQGVIAKCAPPLRDQEEVDELWTAVANGEIDTIGSDHSPAPASMKVISDNIFDGWGGISGAQSMLNILLTEGHFKRNITLEKIVELTATNPAKIFGLTTKGNIAADYDADLTIVDLNESFELKKEDLFYRHQHSPYIGMTYKGAVKKTIVGGEIVFENGQPITK; translated from the coding sequence ATGGAAAAATACGATTTGATCATTAAAAACGGAACGATTGTGACGGCAGATTCAACAGTTCAAGGTGATATCGCCGTCAAGAACGGAAAGATCAGGGAAGTGTCTGTCGGCAATCCGATCGAAGCAACGGCAGCTCGGGAGATAAATGCTGAAGGGCTTCATGTTCTTCCGGGTGTAATCGATTCTCATGTCCATTTCAATGAGCCGGGCAGAACAGAGTGGGAAGGATTGGAGACAGGGAGCAGAAGCTTAGCTGCCGGCGGGGCGACATCGTTTTTCGATATGCCGCTGAATAGTACGCCCCCGACAATCAATAAAGCCAATTTGCTAATGAAACGTGAATTGGCAGAGAAAAAATCCATAGTGAATCCATATTATTGGGGCGGGCTTGTCCCGGAAAACTTAGCTGATTTAAAAGATCTGCACGAAGGCGGCGTAATCGGATTCAAAGCATTTATGTCTCCGAGTGGAATTGACGACTTCCACAATGTAGATGACGAAACAATCTATAAAGGAATGCGAGAAATTGCCTCTTTAGGTTCTCTTTTAGCCGTTCACGCTGAAAGTACGGTCATGTGTGAACAGCTTGCAGAGGAACGAATCGGTCAAGGCAAAGTGTCGGCGAGAGATTATGTAGAGTCGCGCCCGGTCATTTCGGAAATTGAAGCGGTCCGAAGAATTCTTTCCTATGCAGAACTGACGGGCTGTAAACTTCATATCGTACATGCAAGCAGCCGGAAAGTCGTGGAAGTGATCAATGATGCGAAGCGAAGAGGCGTCGACATTACTGTTGAAACATGTCCCCATTATTTATCACTGACTGTAAAAGATTTGGAGGAACAAGGAGTCATCGCAAAATGTGCCCCTCCATTAAGAGATCAAGAAGAAGTGGATGAATTATGGACCGCAGTCGCAAACGGAGAAATCGACACAATCGGCTCCGACCATTCCCCTGCGCCGGCATCGATGAAAGTCATATCGGATAATATTTTTGATGGATGGGGAGGGATTTCAGGAGCCCAGTCCATGTTGAATATTCTTTTGACTGAAGGGCATTTCAAACGGAATATTACGTTGGAGAAAATAGTTGAATTGACAGCAACGAACCCGGCAAAGATATTTGGTCTGACAACGAAAGGGAATATCGCAGCCGATTATGATGCTGATCTGACAATCGTCGACTTGAATGAAAGCTTTGAATTGAAGAAGGAAGATCTGTTTTACCGTCACCAACACTCGCCTTATATCGGCATGACATATAAAGGGGCAGTGAAGAAGACCATTGTCGGCGGGGAAATAGTGTTTGAAAACGGACAACCAATAACAAAATAA
- a CDS encoding MFS transporter, translating into MTSKGAQPQMKQKKKFTIPYWWKVVFAFSLGWMFINANKYFLNPILGHIGLEYDLNNSQLGLVNSIFFLTYTIAQIPVGAFSDKFGRKKLLVIGFILYGVLTGVSGLMAGFTGFLVARALAGLSSATYFSPQFALSSEAIPEKNRTVGSAIINSGSGIGIAFGFILSSTLVLEKGMNWTVPFYIFGVLTILVGIVITVLVKEKRPETLNQRQEKPLESGGKVSILSLLKNRNLLITFLVLFCSLYGFTVVVTWLPKFLETERGFQGSQVGLISALVPLASIPGALVASYISDRLGRKKPFAFVLIPIAAIALWATVYVQSTALLITALLIYGLFGKIALDPILLASISENVDKSVYGIAFGLFNFVGMISSVIAPWFVGFLADKTGSMTAGFYSAVIVLAVGFVLMMFFKERPKAKVPIA; encoded by the coding sequence ATGACATCAAAGGGAGCGCAACCTCAAATGAAACAGAAAAAGAAATTCACGATTCCCTATTGGTGGAAAGTGGTTTTTGCATTCTCACTAGGATGGATGTTTATTAATGCCAATAAATATTTCTTGAATCCTATTTTGGGACATATTGGTTTGGAGTATGACTTGAATAATTCCCAGCTCGGACTGGTCAATAGTATATTCTTTCTAACGTACACGATTGCCCAAATTCCTGTAGGAGCTTTCAGTGATAAATTTGGCAGGAAGAAATTACTTGTCATCGGTTTTATCTTATACGGGGTTTTAACCGGTGTCAGTGGCCTCATGGCTGGTTTCACAGGCTTTTTGGTCGCTCGTGCTCTTGCAGGGCTTTCATCTGCAACCTATTTTAGTCCCCAATTCGCCCTATCGTCTGAAGCGATACCGGAAAAAAATAGAACCGTTGGGAGTGCGATCATTAACAGTGGGTCAGGGATAGGAATTGCCTTCGGCTTTATCCTGTCGAGCACATTGGTGTTAGAAAAAGGAATGAATTGGACGGTACCTTTTTATATCTTTGGCGTGCTGACAATTCTTGTCGGAATTGTAATTACGGTATTGGTCAAAGAAAAAAGACCGGAAACACTAAATCAACGACAAGAAAAACCGCTAGAGAGCGGAGGAAAAGTTTCGATCCTTTCATTACTTAAAAACCGTAATCTGCTGATTACGTTCCTCGTCTTATTTTGTTCTCTTTACGGGTTTACGGTCGTTGTTACGTGGTTGCCGAAGTTTTTGGAAACGGAAAGAGGATTCCAAGGTAGTCAAGTTGGTTTAATATCGGCTTTAGTTCCATTAGCTTCTATACCAGGGGCGCTTGTCGCCAGTTATATATCGGATCGCTTAGGTCGGAAGAAGCCTTTCGCTTTCGTGCTCATTCCAATCGCAGCGATTGCATTATGGGCAACTGTCTATGTTCAAAGTACCGCATTGCTCATTACAGCATTATTAATTTACGGGTTATTTGGCAAAATTGCACTGGATCCGATTCTTCTCGCATCCATATCCGAAAACGTCGATAAATCAGTGTATGGAATTGCTTTCGGTCTCTTTAATTTTGTAGGCATGATTTCATCGGTTATCGCCCCTTGGTTTGTCGGTTTTCTCGCGGATAAAACAGGTAGCATGACTGCAGGATTTTACTCCGCGGTCATTGTTCTAGCAGTCGGGTTCGTATTAATGATGTTCTTTAAAGAACGTCCAAAAGCAAAAGTGCCAATTGCATAA
- a CDS encoding IS256 family transposase codes for MAQLNFNLDMDILKDSVMNSNIDAVVKSTIVLVLNEYMEMERDEYLQAASYERSNERIDYRNGYYERDLTMSIGKITLKVPRTRQGDFAPSVFERYARCDQALVLSMLEMVVNGVSTRKVSNVVEQLCGKRVSKSFVSSLTSKLDPIVNEWANRPLNTKYFPYLFVDAMYIKVREHNRVVSKAAYLALGIDKEGRREILGLKVDHNESFKSWSAFFQHLISRGLQSPKLVVSDAHEGLKKAIQQDFVGTSWQRCNVHFKRNIVEAMPKKDSQEAISLLKSIFAAEEMDTLRNLKDLFFEKYEENPKYQKALRILDEGFEDSIQYMNFPISHRKSIRSTNSVERLNGEIRRREKVIRIFPNTQSAFRLIGAVLISYVESSKHWGKRLFPANKS; via the coding sequence ATGGCCCAACTTAATTTTAACCTAGATATGGATATTTTAAAAGACTCTGTGATGAATTCTAACATCGATGCTGTTGTCAAATCGACTATCGTTCTCGTGTTGAACGAATACATGGAAATGGAGCGGGACGAGTACCTGCAGGCTGCCTCCTATGAACGTTCTAACGAACGTATCGACTATCGCAACGGCTACTATGAAAGAGATTTAACCATGAGTATTGGAAAAATCACATTGAAAGTTCCCCGCACCCGTCAAGGTGACTTCGCGCCTTCAGTCTTTGAAAGGTATGCAAGATGTGACCAGGCCCTCGTCCTCTCCATGCTTGAAATGGTGGTGAATGGCGTGTCGACACGAAAGGTATCCAACGTTGTGGAACAGCTATGCGGTAAGAGGGTTTCTAAATCCTTCGTCTCTTCCCTAACGTCCAAACTGGATCCCATCGTCAACGAATGGGCAAACCGGCCATTGAATACAAAATACTTTCCCTATTTATTTGTGGACGCCATGTACATTAAAGTCAGAGAGCACAACCGTGTCGTCTCCAAGGCTGCATACCTCGCCCTTGGGATTGACAAAGAGGGACGCCGGGAGATCCTTGGCTTGAAAGTGGATCACAATGAAAGCTTCAAAAGTTGGTCTGCCTTTTTTCAACACCTCATCTCAAGGGGGCTACAATCGCCGAAACTAGTCGTCTCCGATGCCCATGAAGGTCTCAAAAAGGCGATTCAACAAGACTTTGTGGGAACATCCTGGCAACGATGCAATGTCCACTTCAAACGCAATATCGTTGAAGCAATGCCGAAGAAAGATAGCCAGGAAGCCATCAGCTTACTGAAAAGCATATTTGCCGCAGAAGAGATGGACACTCTTCGAAACCTGAAAGACCTGTTCTTTGAAAAATATGAGGAGAATCCCAAGTACCAAAAAGCATTGAGGATACTCGATGAAGGATTCGAGGATTCAATCCAATATATGAACTTTCCCATTTCGCACCGAAAATCCATTCGAAGCACTAACAGCGTGGAAAGATTGAATGGAGAAATTCGCAGGCGTGAAAAAGTGATCCGAATCTTCCCGAACACCCAGTCCGCCTTCAGGTTGATCGGCGCCGTCCTGATAAGTTATGTGGAATCATCTAAACACTGGGGAAAAAGATTGTTTCCAGCTAATAAGTCGTAA
- the cdaS gene encoding sporulation-specific diadenylate cyclase CdaS: MKKVNCDFSPLKQTLKEDIHEIITALQNNFEAIDNDNNCLLSTFEKIKEDFLNIEMKAATFYLNCYLSPFTDKYSELSVCVQNLAKLKHGGLIVIQREDSLDPLIKPGIQIEAELTHSLLESIFFPGNPLHDGAVLVNGNRIVSAANVLPLSGRNIDDKKLGTRHRAALGLSEQSDALILVVSEETGKVSFAINGNLYPVTTI; this comes from the coding sequence GTGAAAAAAGTGAATTGTGATTTCTCACCACTGAAACAAACGTTGAAAGAGGATATTCATGAAATCATAACAGCCTTACAAAACAATTTTGAAGCAATTGATAACGATAATAACTGTCTCCTTAGTACCTTTGAGAAAATTAAAGAAGATTTTTTGAACATCGAAATGAAAGCCGCTACATTCTATTTAAATTGTTATTTATCTCCTTTTACTGACAAATACTCGGAGTTGTCAGTTTGCGTACAAAATTTAGCAAAGTTGAAGCATGGAGGATTAATTGTAATTCAACGGGAAGACTCACTTGATCCTTTGATCAAACCGGGTATACAAATAGAGGCTGAACTGACCCATTCTTTACTGGAATCAATTTTTTTCCCTGGAAACCCTCTTCATGACGGTGCTGTATTGGTTAATGGTAATCGGATTGTTTCTGCAGCCAATGTCCTTCCGTTGTCAGGAAGAAATATAGATGACAAAAAACTTGGCACTCGACATCGGGCCGCTTTAGGTTTATCTGAACAAAGTGATGCCCTCATACTCGTTGTATCTGAGGAGACGGGGAAAGTCTCATTTGCTATAAACGGAAACCTTTATCCTGTAACTACTATTTAA
- a CDS encoding transposase — MGKRIDDDLKKHLVKLVLEEGKKQTDVSREMGIPLGSLRRWVSEHRQKIQAERDGVEYLTPTEQMKRQRDMEKQIRDLQEENEILKKAMHIFSRNPQ; from the coding sequence ATGGGTAAAAGAATTGACGATGACCTTAAGAAGCATTTAGTCAAACTTGTGTTGGAGGAAGGGAAAAAGCAGACTGATGTCTCCAGGGAAATGGGAATTCCCTTGGGCTCCTTACGAAGATGGGTCAGCGAGCATAGACAGAAAATCCAAGCGGAGCGAGACGGTGTTGAATATCTTACCCCGACTGAACAAATGAAACGCCAAAGAGACATGGAGAAACAAATTCGTGATCTGCAAGAAGAGAATGAAATCCTAAAAAAGGCTATGCACATCTTTTCAAGAAACCCGCAGTAA
- the allC gene encoding allantoate deiminase — MNDVTREIAHLEEWLGEFGKDPEGGVTRLLYSKEWVEAQKALEQMMQEDGLTTRYDDIGNLFGRLEGSTYKDETILTGSHVDTVKNGGKLDGAFGILAGILAIRLLKEKYGQPLRNLEVVSFAEEEGSRFPYAFWGSKNFVGIAKKEDVENITDFNDVPFVEAMREAGFDFRDESKPFRNDLKGFVEIHIEQGNVLEKEGKDIGVVHSIVGQRRFTVEVTGVANHAGTTPMGYRKDALFAASQMINSVISRAKEYGDPLVATVGKIEVKPNTVNVVPGEALFTLDVRHTEKEVLVKFTEELTAIIQKIAAESDVETTIDMWMDEDPIPMDKQIVAAIEKQTKENGFNYKMMHSGAGHDSQIIAPVLPTAMIFVPSREGISHNPLEYTSPEQLAVGVQALMNSLYALAYKE; from the coding sequence GTGAATGATGTAACACGTGAAATTGCTCACCTTGAAGAGTGGCTAGGTGAATTCGGTAAGGATCCTGAAGGTGGGGTTACCCGGTTACTGTATTCAAAAGAGTGGGTTGAGGCGCAGAAAGCGTTGGAACAAATGATGCAAGAAGATGGATTGACTACCCGATATGACGATATCGGAAATTTATTCGGCCGTTTAGAAGGCAGTACGTATAAAGATGAAACAATTTTAACCGGCTCTCACGTAGATACAGTGAAAAACGGCGGTAAATTGGACGGTGCATTCGGGATTTTAGCTGGCATTTTAGCCATTCGCCTTTTAAAAGAGAAATATGGCCAGCCACTACGTAATCTAGAGGTCGTGTCATTTGCCGAGGAAGAAGGAAGTCGTTTCCCATATGCATTCTGGGGTTCCAAGAACTTTGTCGGCATCGCCAAAAAAGAGGACGTTGAAAACATTACGGATTTTAACGACGTTCCTTTTGTTGAGGCGATGAGGGAAGCAGGTTTTGATTTCAGGGATGAATCAAAACCGTTCCGGAATGACTTGAAGGGATTTGTTGAAATCCATATTGAACAAGGTAATGTATTGGAGAAGGAAGGAAAAGATATTGGAGTTGTCCATAGCATTGTCGGGCAGAGACGTTTTACGGTTGAGGTGACAGGCGTTGCGAACCATGCAGGGACTACGCCGATGGGGTATCGCAAAGATGCTTTATTTGCCGCAAGCCAAATGATCAACAGCGTCATCAGCAGGGCAAAAGAATATGGCGATCCGCTCGTTGCGACGGTAGGAAAAATCGAGGTCAAACCGAATACTGTAAACGTCGTTCCAGGGGAAGCATTATTTACGTTGGACGTTCGACACACGGAAAAAGAGGTTCTTGTAAAATTCACAGAGGAACTGACAGCAATCATCCAAAAGATTGCTGCCGAGTCTGACGTGGAAACAACTATTGATATGTGGATGGATGAGGATCCAATTCCTATGGATAAACAAATCGTTGCAGCCATTGAGAAGCAAACGAAAGAAAATGGCTTTAATTATAAGATGATGCACAGTGGTGCGGGCCATGATTCACAAATCATTGCGCCAGTCCTGCCAACAGCAATGATATTTGTACCAAGCCGGGAGGGGATTAGCCATAATCCTTTGGAATATACAAGTCCGGAACAGTTGGCGGTGGGTGTTCAAGCATTGATGAACTCTTTGTATGCATTGGCTTATAAGGAATAA